The following proteins are encoded in a genomic region of Rhodoferax aquaticus:
- a CDS encoding penicillin-binding protein 1A — MKWIVSLGALVALTVILCLAYALLILAPNLPPLDAVTDYQPKIPLRIYTADNVLIGEFGKEHREFVAIKDTPPTLKNALLAIEDARFYDHGGVDLVGVARAIFSTFTGGVKQGASTITMQVARNFFLTQERTLTRKLTEVLLAYRIESALSKDQILELYMNQIYLGQRSYGFASASRAYFGKPMQELSLAESAMLAGVPQNPARHNPAVNPKRAKQRQMLVLKSMLKQDLITQAQFAQASTEPMHINSSPVFETHAGFVAEMVRQSVFAQYQDATYTMGLKVTTTINKAEQEAAYESLRRNVLAYDQRHGYRGPEAFIDLPSDEDARNDAIDELLQKHPNSDRLLPAVVTEVAGKTVKAELASGDTVQISGEGIGFAASALQANANKDLKIRPGALIRVTQDAKKNWAISQLPEVDAAYVSLNAQSGAYRAMVGGFDFNRKNFNHVTSAWRQPGSSIKPFIYSAALDKGFAPSTLINDVQLSATTTDSLKWDPRNDDGKYDGPTAMQDALAQSKNVVAVRILKAIGASYGRDYLPRFGFDADKHPLNLTLALGTGSVTPVQLASAYGVFANGGYLVSPWLIKTVTDAKGKVLFEANKPDTPAEEARVIEARNAFVTDSMLREVTRSGTAASASSKLGRQDLAGKTGTTSDAVDGWFAGYANNVVSVAWMGYDDPKSLGTREFGSTLALPIWIDSMRAALAGSAPTERTPPDTVVNVDGRWMYSEYDNGGPLKTVGLDNPDSD; from the coding sequence ATGAAATGGATTGTGAGCCTTGGGGCTTTGGTGGCGCTGACCGTCATCCTTTGCTTGGCCTATGCCTTGCTGATACTGGCGCCCAACCTGCCGCCGCTGGACGCGGTCACCGACTACCAGCCCAAAATTCCCTTGCGCATTTACACCGCCGACAACGTGTTGATTGGCGAGTTTGGCAAAGAGCACCGCGAGTTTGTCGCCATTAAGGACACGCCGCCCACGCTCAAAAATGCGCTCTTGGCCATTGAGGACGCGCGCTTTTACGACCATGGCGGTGTGGACCTGGTTGGCGTGGCCCGCGCTATTTTTTCGACCTTCACAGGCGGGGTGAAGCAAGGTGCGTCCACCATCACCATGCAAGTGGCGCGCAACTTTTTTCTCACGCAGGAGCGCACGCTCACGCGCAAGCTGACCGAGGTGCTGCTCGCCTACCGCATCGAAAGCGCACTGAGCAAAGACCAAATTCTGGAGCTGTACATGAACCAGATTTATCTGGGGCAGCGCAGCTACGGCTTTGCCAGCGCCTCGCGTGCCTACTTTGGCAAGCCCATGCAGGAGCTGAGCCTGGCCGAGAGTGCCATGCTCGCCGGCGTGCCGCAAAACCCGGCGCGGCACAACCCCGCTGTGAACCCCAAGCGCGCCAAGCAGCGGCAAATGCTGGTGCTCAAAAGCATGCTCAAGCAAGACCTGATTACCCAGGCCCAGTTTGCCCAAGCCAGCACGGAGCCTATGCACATCAACTCCAGCCCCGTGTTTGAAACCCATGCCGGGTTTGTGGCCGAAATGGTGCGCCAAAGCGTGTTCGCCCAGTACCAAGACGCAACCTACACCATGGGTCTGAAGGTCACGACCACCATCAATAAGGCGGAGCAAGAAGCAGCGTATGAATCTCTGCGTCGCAACGTGCTGGCCTACGACCAGCGCCACGGCTACCGGGGCCCCGAGGCGTTTATTGATCTGCCCAGCGATGAAGACGCGCGCAACGACGCCATCGATGAGCTGCTGCAAAAGCACCCCAATAGCGACCGTCTCTTGCCCGCCGTGGTGACCGAAGTCGCGGGCAAAACCGTCAAGGCCGAGCTGGCCTCTGGCGACACCGTGCAGATCAGCGGCGAAGGCATTGGCTTTGCGGCCAGCGCCCTGCAGGCCAACGCCAACAAAGACCTCAAAATCCGCCCCGGCGCGCTGATTCGCGTGACCCAAGACGCCAAGAAAAACTGGGCGATCAGCCAGCTGCCCGAGGTGGATGCGGCCTATGTCTCGCTCAATGCCCAAAGTGGGGCCTACCGCGCCATGGTCGGCGGCTTTGACTTCAACCGCAAGAACTTCAACCACGTCACCAGCGCGTGGCGTCAACCGGGCTCGTCGATCAAGCCCTTTATCTACTCGGCGGCGCTGGACAAAGGCTTTGCGCCCAGCACCTTGATCAATGACGTGCAACTCTCAGCCACCACCACCGACAGCCTGAAGTGGGACCCACGCAATGACGACGGCAAGTACGACGGCCCCACGGCCATGCAAGACGCATTGGCCCAATCCAAAAACGTGGTCGCCGTGCGCATCTTGAAAGCCATTGGCGCGTCCTACGGGCGCGACTACCTGCCGCGCTTTGGCTTTGACGCCGACAAGCACCCGCTCAATCTCACGCTGGCCTTGGGCACAGGCTCGGTAACCCCCGTGCAGCTGGCCAGCGCCTACGGGGTGTTTGCCAATGGCGGCTACTTAGTGAGCCCCTGGCTCATCAAAACCGTGACGGACGCCAAAGGCAAGGTGCTGTTTGAAGCCAACAAGCCCGACACCCCGGCCGAAGAAGCCCGGGTCATTGAAGCGCGCAACGCCTTTGTGACCGACAGCATGCTGCGGGAAGTCACCCGCTCTGGCACGGCCGCGTCGGCCAGCAGCAAACTGGGTCGCCAAGACTTGGCAGGCAAAACCGGAACCACCAGCGACGCAGTGGATGGCTGGTTTGCAGGCTACGCCAACAATGTGGTGTCGGTAGCTTGGATGGGCTATGACGACCCTAAATCCCTAGGCACGCGCGAATTTGGCTCCACCTTGGCGCTGCCAATTTGGATTGACAGCATGCGCGCGGCCTTGGCCGGCAGTGCCCCCACAGAACGAACACCGCCCGATACGGTGGTCAACGTGGACGGGCGCTGGATGTACAGCGAATACGACAACGGTGGACCGCTCAAAACAGTGGGCCTCGACAACCCTGACTCCGACTAG
- a CDS encoding SGNH/GDSL hydrolase family protein, translated as MKTTHSNRWLGHGCFQGLWALLLTWCVAMAPAQAAENVYVLGDSIAYGLSLDGLETKLKTRLGGEVRINYDGARSITTPGNQVKKSALESVDLDKDFIASAQVVVLVLGMNQIEPNFAESQAQLLQKLKAVAPKARYFWVDIASTIAPQAASWSARNKTIYDNAVPLGYSVVSRYKAIFGPEADPLNIKPGQNFPNSPTEEGYGGPGNLHGFYSELSQALIDSITQPVKSVVRCSRKGALNSYILGDSISYGLHLDGLEAKLEAQLGGSALISYDVGRSITFPGVTIKKSALDSVDLDSAAIAKAQVIVIVLGTNQSEVSFADAQVELMQRLRALAPKAQYFWVDIGATIASQAQGWSERNRTIYANAEPLGYTVISRYKAIFGSAANPLKIVPGANFPGWITEPGYGAPGNVHGMQEALARTLLQALPKPFGNTPAAGC; from the coding sequence ATGAAGACTACCCATTCCAACCGCTGGCTAGGTCATGGCTGCTTTCAAGGCCTGTGGGCTTTGCTGCTCACTTGGTGTGTGGCCATGGCCCCCGCCCAAGCGGCTGAGAATGTGTATGTCTTGGGCGACTCCATTGCCTATGGCCTGTCCTTGGATGGGCTTGAGACCAAGCTGAAAACCCGTTTAGGCGGTGAGGTGCGCATCAACTACGACGGTGCGCGCTCCATCACCACCCCAGGCAATCAAGTGAAGAAGAGTGCACTGGAAAGCGTAGACCTCGACAAAGACTTTATTGCCAGTGCGCAAGTGGTGGTCTTGGTGCTGGGCATGAACCAAATAGAACCCAACTTTGCAGAAAGCCAAGCACAACTGCTGCAAAAGCTCAAGGCCGTTGCCCCCAAGGCACGTTACTTTTGGGTGGATATTGCCTCGACCATTGCGCCCCAAGCAGCCAGTTGGAGCGCCCGCAATAAAACCATCTATGACAACGCCGTACCTTTGGGTTACAGCGTGGTAAGCCGCTACAAGGCTATCTTTGGCCCCGAGGCGGACCCCCTCAATATCAAGCCGGGGCAAAATTTTCCCAATTCGCCTACCGAGGAAGGCTATGGTGGGCCGGGCAATCTGCACGGTTTCTATTCCGAACTGTCACAGGCCTTGATTGACAGCATCACGCAACCTGTGAAATCTGTGGTGCGCTGCAGTCGCAAAGGCGCGCTCAATAGTTACATACTGGGCGACTCCATTAGTTATGGCCTGCATCTCGATGGGCTGGAGGCCAAGTTGGAGGCTCAGCTCGGAGGCTCCGCACTGATTAGCTACGACGTGGGTCGTTCAATCACGTTTCCCGGCGTGACCATTAAAAAGTCCGCACTAGACAGCGTGGACTTGGACAGTGCGGCTATCGCCAAAGCACAGGTGATTGTGATCGTGTTGGGCACCAACCAAAGTGAGGTGTCCTTTGCTGACGCGCAAGTGGAGCTCATGCAAAGACTGCGTGCACTTGCACCGAAAGCGCAGTACTTTTGGGTCGACATTGGTGCCACCATCGCCAGCCAAGCCCAAGGCTGGAGTGAGCGCAATCGCACCATTTACGCAAATGCGGAGCCGCTGGGCTACACGGTCATTAGCCGTTACAAAGCCATTTTTGGTTCCGCCGCCAACCCCTTGAAGATCGTGCCCGGCGCGAACTTTCCCGGCTGGATTACTGAGCCCGGTTACGGCGCGCCTGGGAACGTGCATGGCATGCAAGAAGCTTTGGCTCGCACCCTGTTGCAAGCCTTACCCAAGCCTTTTGGCAATACGCCAGCGGCAGGGTGCTAG